The proteins below are encoded in one region of Delphinus delphis chromosome 4, mDelDel1.2, whole genome shotgun sequence:
- the B3GALT5 gene encoding beta-1,3-galactosyltransferase 5 translates to MAYVKMRWIYISLVVLGALCLYFSLDGLSPFKGEPLVFKNEGGSFLQLPDIDCWQDPPFLVLLVTSSHEQMFARSVIRSTWGREKIVRGKRIKTFFLLGTTPSKGMSRAVSQESQQYHDIIQKDFVDVYSNLTLKTMMGMEWIYRFCPQASFVMKTDSDMFVNIYYLTELLLKKNRTTRFFTGYLKLNEYPIRKRYNKWFVSKFEYPWDKYPPFCSGVGYVFSSDVAGQVYNVAESVPFIKLEDVFVGLCLEKLQITLQELHSKQTFFPNGLPFTICRYKKIVACHHIEPHNILLYWQALENSLEEECPDI, encoded by the coding sequence ATGGCTTATGTGAAGATGAGATGGATTTatatttccctggtggtcctgggaGCCCTTTGTCTGTATTTTAGCCTGGATGGTCTGAGTCCTTTTAAAGGCGAACCATTGGTTTTCAAGAACGAAGGTGGGAGCTTCCTTCAGCTCCCAGATATAGACTGCTGGCAGGACCCCCCCTTCCTCGTCCTGCTGGTTACTTCATCCCACGAGCAGATGTTTGCCCGCTCGGTCATCCGGAGCACGTGGGGGAGAGAAAAGATCGTGAGGGGAAAACGAATAAAAACATTCTTCCTCCTGGGAACCACCCCCAGTAAAGGCATGTCGAGGGCCGTGTCCCAGGAGAGCCAACAATATCACGATATTATCCAGAAGGACTTCGTGGATGTTTATTCCAATCTGACTCTGAAGACCATGATGGGTATGGAGTGGATCTACCGCTTTTGTCCGCAGGCATCTTTCGTGATGAAAACAGACTCTGACATGTTTGTCAACATCTACTATCTGACTGAACTGCTcctgaagaaaaacagaacaactcGGTTTTTCACCGGCTACTTAAAACTAAACGAATACCCAATCAGGAAAAGGTATAATAAGTGGTTTGTTAGTAAATTCGAATATCCGTGGGACAAGTACCCGCCCTTTTGCTCCGGTGTTGGCTATGTTTTCTCCAGCGATGTGGCGGGCCAGGTGTACAACGTGGCTGAAAGTGTCCCATTCATTAAACTGGAAGATGTCTTTGTGGGGCTCTGCCTGGAAAAACTGCAAATCACACTGCAGGAGCTTCACTCCAAGCAGACTTTCTTCCCCAATGGGTTACCCTTCACCATATGCCGTTACAAGAAGATCGTGGCCTGCCATCACATCGAGCCTCACAATATCCTGCTGTATTGGCAGGCTCTGGAAAATTCCCTGGAGGAAGAGTGTCCAGATATCTGA